Proteins co-encoded in one Christiangramia fulva genomic window:
- a CDS encoding glycoside hydrolase family 3 N-terminal domain-containing protein — translation MKLKHARGSLTFLFFIFLSLCVNSQVTNPLRADDFVAQKKWVDSVYNSMSLEEKVGQLFMANIWSRNAATEADTIRKLIKEEHIGGIIFSKGGPVKQAQLTNEFQGLSKVPLLVGMDAEWGLAMRLDSTFAFPWNMTLGAIEDETLIQRTGAAIGRHAKRLGIQFNFGPVVDINTNPDNPIIGNRSFGETKENVTRKALAMMKGMEHSGLLSTAKHFPGHGDTDSDSHKTLPTITFSKERIDSVELYPYKKLIPQGLNSVMVAHLSVPDLEPDESVPASLSEKIITGILKKKMGFNGLIFTDALDMKGVAKGNKPGEVDLQAFLAGNDVLLMSEDISKASDNIMEAYNQGIISEDRLALSVKKILYAKYKTGLNNFQPINTTSLISDLNTLQDEALLEDLFENAATLLKNNKGVVPIKNLEKQKIAYVNFGNADGSPFLKELRKYAKVDWVKAEKLSDLQEKLDQYSYVIVGYHKPDNNPWASYKFSDKELSWLHEIARRNKTLLALFARPYALLDIKSFSNIEGVIVGYQNHPVAQQKVAQILFGALPAKGKLPVSIGREFPEGTGYITKDINRLAYGSPETVGMSSEKLKKIDSIINYAIDEKMTPGAQILVARKGKVIYQKNFGYQTYDKKIPVTDTTIYDLASLTKILATLPLVMQLDEEGVLSFDTKLSEMFPSFKDSNKANIRLQDMLMHYARLLPWIPFYISTIDHDSNEPSDLYYRSEPSPEFNTHVAKNMYIRKDIGDTIIKTIRDSKLEPRLEYKYSDLPYYLLKYYLEAYFHTSLQIVTQQRLYQPLGANYTGYLPLTRFDTLQIAPTENDKLWRHQLVRGYVHDQGAAMQGGIGGHAGLFSTANDVAKIMQMYLNGGHYGGEEFLEKEIIDSYNTCYYCKKRVRRGVGFDKPQLSEAGPTCNCVSMNSFGHSGFTGTFAWADPDEEIVYIFLSNRVYPDSNNRKLIHADIRSNIQKVIYESIISD, via the coding sequence ATGAAGTTGAAGCACGCCCGAGGATCGCTAACATTTTTATTTTTTATTTTCTTATCCCTGTGCGTTAATTCACAGGTCACCAATCCTTTAAGAGCCGATGATTTTGTCGCCCAGAAAAAATGGGTTGACAGTGTTTATAACTCTATGAGCCTGGAGGAGAAAGTAGGACAGCTTTTTATGGCCAATATCTGGTCAAGAAATGCAGCCACTGAGGCTGATACTATCAGGAAGCTCATAAAAGAAGAACATATTGGCGGGATCATTTTTTCCAAAGGAGGCCCCGTAAAGCAGGCCCAGCTTACCAATGAGTTTCAGGGATTGAGCAAAGTGCCTTTGTTGGTTGGAATGGATGCTGAATGGGGACTTGCAATGAGACTTGACAGTACCTTTGCCTTTCCCTGGAATATGACCCTCGGCGCAATAGAGGATGAGACCCTTATCCAACGTACCGGCGCGGCGATTGGTCGCCATGCCAAACGCCTGGGTATTCAGTTCAATTTTGGACCTGTAGTAGATATCAACACGAATCCTGATAATCCCATCATCGGGAACCGTTCCTTTGGCGAAACCAAAGAGAATGTGACCAGAAAGGCCCTGGCAATGATGAAAGGCATGGAACATTCGGGTCTTCTCAGTACCGCCAAACATTTCCCGGGGCATGGGGATACCGATTCAGATTCTCATAAAACCCTTCCCACCATTACTTTTTCAAAAGAACGGATTGATTCGGTGGAGCTTTATCCATATAAAAAGCTTATTCCGCAGGGCTTAAACAGTGTTATGGTGGCTCATTTGAGCGTCCCGGACCTGGAGCCCGATGAATCTGTTCCGGCCTCTCTTTCAGAAAAAATCATTACCGGAATTCTTAAGAAAAAGATGGGGTTTAATGGACTCATTTTTACCGATGCCCTTGATATGAAAGGAGTTGCAAAAGGAAATAAACCGGGTGAAGTAGATTTGCAGGCATTTTTGGCTGGGAACGATGTGCTGTTGATGAGCGAGGATATTTCAAAGGCATCAGATAATATTATGGAAGCCTATAATCAGGGAATTATTTCTGAAGATCGGCTGGCACTTTCAGTGAAAAAGATTCTTTATGCCAAATATAAAACCGGGCTCAATAATTTTCAGCCTATAAATACAACTTCCTTAATTAGTGATCTTAACACTCTCCAGGATGAAGCGCTTCTTGAAGATCTTTTTGAAAACGCCGCCACACTATTAAAGAATAATAAGGGAGTCGTACCGATTAAAAACCTGGAAAAGCAGAAGATCGCTTACGTCAATTTTGGGAATGCAGATGGAAGTCCGTTTTTGAAGGAGCTTAGAAAATATGCCAAAGTAGATTGGGTAAAAGCTGAAAAACTTTCAGATTTACAGGAGAAACTTGATCAGTATTCCTATGTTATTGTGGGTTACCATAAACCCGATAATAATCCCTGGGCTTCCTATAAATTCAGTGATAAGGAATTGAGCTGGCTCCACGAGATCGCCCGCAGGAACAAAACACTGCTTGCTTTATTTGCCAGGCCTTATGCTTTGCTCGATATAAAGAGTTTTTCGAATATAGAAGGAGTTATAGTGGGTTATCAAAATCATCCTGTTGCCCAGCAGAAAGTAGCGCAGATACTTTTTGGAGCTTTGCCAGCGAAAGGAAAGTTACCTGTGAGCATTGGGAGGGAATTTCCGGAAGGCACGGGATATATTACCAAAGACATCAACCGTCTTGCCTATGGAAGTCCGGAAACGGTTGGCATGAGTTCCGAAAAATTGAAAAAAATTGATAGTATCATCAATTATGCGATCGATGAAAAAATGACTCCCGGAGCACAAATTCTGGTGGCAAGAAAAGGAAAGGTGATCTATCAAAAGAATTTTGGATATCAAACCTATGATAAAAAAATTCCTGTAACTGATACCACGATATACGATCTCGCGTCGCTCACGAAAATCCTGGCTACACTTCCGCTGGTAATGCAACTGGATGAAGAAGGAGTTTTAAGTTTTGACACAAAGTTGAGTGAGATGTTTCCTTCATTTAAAGATTCAAATAAGGCAAATATCAGGCTTCAGGATATGCTGATGCACTATGCAAGGCTGTTGCCATGGATTCCTTTTTATATCTCTACCATAGATCATGATAGCAATGAACCCTCAGATCTCTATTATCGTAGTGAACCTTCCCCCGAATTCAATACGCATGTAGCCAAAAACATGTATATCCGCAAGGATATTGGAGATACCATCATAAAAACCATTAGGGATAGCAAGCTTGAGCCGCGGCTCGAATATAAATACAGCGATTTGCCTTATTATCTTCTAAAATATTACCTGGAAGCCTATTTTCATACTTCTCTTCAAATCGTGACCCAGCAAAGGCTTTATCAGCCTTTGGGCGCAAATTATACCGGCTATTTACCCCTTACGCGTTTTGATACTTTGCAAATTGCCCCTACCGAAAATGATAAATTATGGAGGCACCAGCTGGTTAGAGGTTATGTTCATGACCAGGGAGCGGCCATGCAGGGAGGTATTGGAGGTCATGCCGGACTTTTCAGCACTGCCAATGACGTGGCAAAAATTATGCAGATGTACCTTAACGGAGGCCATTACGGTGGAGAGGAATTCCTGGAAAAAGAAATCATTGACAGTTATAATACCTGTTATTATTGCAAAAAGCGTGTAAGGCGTGGCGTAGGTTTCGACAAACCTCAGTTATCAGAGGCAGGACCTACCTGTAACTGTGTTTCCATGAATAGTTTTGGCCATAGCGGATTTACAGGTACCTTTGCCTGGGCCGATCCCGATGAGGAGATCGTTTACATATTTTTGTCGAACCGGGTGTATCCTGATTCTAATAATCGAAAGCTCATTCACGCCGATATTAGATCGAACATCCAAAAAGTTATTTACGAATCTATTATTTCTGATTGA
- a CDS encoding ABC transporter ATPase: MLVPFESLPDSSRVWIYQANRPFTEEELKEISNKLDDFIEKWTVHGANLKASYEIKYRRFIVIALDQELNAASGCSIDASVHFIQQLEKEYNVDLLDKMNVSYKLGEFIAYKSLSDFRKMAKQKSVSSKTIVFNNLVNNKAEYLSDWEVPASQSWHKRFMN; encoded by the coding sequence ATGTTAGTACCATTTGAAAGTTTACCCGATAGTTCACGGGTATGGATTTACCAGGCTAATCGCCCGTTTACCGAAGAAGAATTAAAGGAGATCTCTAATAAACTGGATGATTTTATTGAGAAATGGACCGTTCACGGAGCAAATCTCAAAGCCTCCTATGAGATAAAATACAGGCGTTTTATCGTGATTGCTCTTGACCAGGAGCTCAATGCCGCTTCCGGATGTTCCATAGATGCTTCAGTGCATTTTATTCAGCAGCTGGAAAAGGAATATAATGTGGATCTTCTTGATAAAATGAATGTCTCTTATAAATTGGGAGAGTTCATTGCCTATAAAAGCCTTTCTGATTTCCGGAAAATGGCCAAACAGAAATCTGTTTCTTCGAAGACCATTGTTTTTAACAACCTTGTAAATAATAAAGCCGAATACCTTTCAGACTGGGAAGTCCCGGCATCCCAAAGCTGGCACAAACGTTTTATGAATTAA
- a CDS encoding (Fe-S)-binding protein, with the protein MADSIKVPTMAEYMAEGKAPEVLFWVGCAGSFDDRAKKITRAFVKLLHKAGVDFAVLGTEESCTGDPAKRSGNEFLFQMQAAMNIEVLNGYEIKKIVTTCPHCFNTIKNEYPSLGGNYEVVHHTQFLKSLLEEGKLKVEGGKFKGKKITFHDPCYLGRANNEYEAPRELLEKLEVELVEMKRCKRNAMCCGAGGGQMFKEPEPGKKDVNVARTEQAMDVNPEIIAAGCPFCNTMLTDGVKSKEKEGSIAVMDVAEMIANAEDL; encoded by the coding sequence ATGGCAGATTCAATAAAAGTTCCCACTATGGCCGAATATATGGCTGAAGGTAAAGCTCCCGAAGTACTTTTTTGGGTAGGTTGCGCCGGAAGTTTTGACGATCGCGCCAAAAAAATTACCAGGGCCTTTGTAAAATTACTGCACAAGGCCGGAGTAGATTTTGCCGTTTTGGGAACAGAAGAAAGCTGCACCGGAGATCCTGCGAAACGTTCGGGAAATGAATTCCTGTTTCAAATGCAGGCAGCCATGAACATTGAAGTTCTAAATGGCTACGAAATAAAAAAAATCGTCACTACCTGTCCGCATTGTTTCAATACCATAAAAAATGAATATCCTTCTCTGGGCGGAAATTATGAGGTAGTACACCATACCCAATTTCTTAAATCGCTTCTTGAAGAAGGTAAATTGAAAGTGGAAGGCGGTAAATTCAAAGGAAAGAAAATCACCTTTCACGATCCCTGTTATTTAGGACGCGCCAATAATGAATATGAAGCTCCCCGGGAACTTCTGGAAAAGCTTGAAGTGGAATTGGTGGAAATGAAAAGGTGCAAGCGAAATGCCATGTGTTGTGGTGCCGGTGGAGGACAAATGTTCAAAGAACCTGAACCCGGGAAAAAGGATGTAAATGTGGCAAGAACCGAACAGGCCATGGATGTAAATCCTGAAATTATTGCTGCCGGTTGTCCTTTCTGCAATACAATGCTCACTGATGGCGTTAAAAGTAAAGAGAAAGAAGGCAGTATTGCTGTAATGGATGTAGCCGAAATGATCGCCAACGCTGAAGATCTATAA
- a CDS encoding (Fe-S)-binding protein, whose protein sequence is MHIIAQVLFVIALIGGIGFFTRNIRRMTRNIKLGRESDRTDHKGERFAKMARVAMGQSKMVRRPIAGILHVIVYLGFILINIEVLEIIIDGVFGSHRVFSFLGNFYNILIAGFEILALLVLIGVILFWTRRNVVRIYRFWGNELKGWPKNDANNILYFEMVLMVLFLTMNAADHQLQLNGAPHYLLNTDMSAAFPVSNFLMPLIDGFSNSTLIIIERTAWWLHILGILFFLNYLYYSKHLHILLAFPNVFYSKLKPKGELNNLESVKKEVALMMDPNADPFAAPAEGEGEEEPEKFGASDVFDLTRVQLMNAYTCTECGRCTSECPANITGKKLSPRKIMMDTRDRLEEVGEIINKKGKYEDNGKQLLDDYISREELWACTTCNACVEACPVGIDPLSIIIEMRRYLMMEQSAAPNELAVSMTNIENNGAPWPYNQMDRLNWAQEK, encoded by the coding sequence ATGCATATTATTGCACAAGTTCTTTTTGTGATCGCCCTAATTGGCGGTATTGGTTTTTTTACCAGGAATATCAGGCGGATGACCCGTAATATCAAATTAGGTCGGGAATCAGATCGTACAGATCATAAAGGAGAGCGTTTTGCGAAAATGGCCCGCGTAGCGATGGGCCAGAGTAAAATGGTTCGTCGCCCAATCGCAGGTATACTGCATGTGATCGTATACCTTGGGTTCATACTTATCAATATTGAAGTTCTCGAGATCATTATAGACGGGGTATTTGGTTCTCACCGTGTTTTCTCTTTCCTTGGAAATTTTTATAACATCCTTATTGCAGGTTTTGAAATCCTGGCTTTGCTGGTGCTTATAGGCGTTATTTTATTCTGGACCCGAAGAAATGTCGTTCGCATTTATCGATTCTGGGGAAATGAACTAAAAGGCTGGCCAAAGAACGATGCCAATAATATTCTTTATTTCGAGATGGTGCTTATGGTGCTTTTTCTAACCATGAATGCCGCCGATCACCAGTTACAATTGAATGGAGCTCCACATTATTTGTTAAATACCGATATGAGCGCTGCTTTTCCGGTAAGTAATTTTTTAATGCCGCTGATAGATGGCTTTAGTAATTCCACGCTTATCATCATTGAAAGAACGGCCTGGTGGCTGCATATTTTAGGTATTTTGTTTTTCCTGAATTACCTGTATTATTCAAAACATTTACATATTCTGCTGGCGTTTCCAAATGTTTTTTATTCAAAGCTGAAACCAAAAGGAGAATTGAACAATCTTGAATCGGTTAAAAAAGAAGTGGCATTGATGATGGATCCAAATGCCGATCCATTTGCGGCTCCGGCTGAAGGAGAAGGGGAGGAAGAGCCCGAAAAATTTGGTGCTTCTGATGTATTCGATCTAACAAGGGTGCAATTGATGAATGCTTACACCTGCACGGAATGTGGCCGCTGTACTTCCGAATGTCCTGCCAATATAACCGGCAAAAAGCTCTCTCCACGAAAAATTATGATGGACACCAGGGACCGACTGGAGGAAGTAGGGGAGATCATCAATAAAAAAGGCAAATATGAAGATAATGGGAAGCAGCTTCTGGATGATTACATAAGCCGGGAAGAATTATGGGCCTGCACCACCTGTAATGCCTGCGTGGAAGCCTGTCCCGTAGGAATCGATCCGCTGTCTATAATTATTGAAATGAGACGCTACTTAATGATGGAGCAAAGTGCTGCACCGAATGAACTGGCGGTTTCCATGACAAATATTGAGAATAATGGTGCTCCCTGGCCTTATAACCAAATGGATCGTCTTAACTGGGCCCAGGAAAAATAA
- a CDS encoding MlaD family protein — MKYSREVKTAVLAITAIVLLIVGYSFLKGQNLLEDSRTFYAVYDDVEGLSPSSEVTINGLKVGQVTKIDFLNQKGQLLVTFTVKNDFAFSENSIAEIYGGNIIGGKSLAIIPKYDKSVGMAESGDTLQGKKEEGLMELVNDRLSPLQEKLENTIVSADSMVTAIAEVLNDSTRRNIRGTFKNLDATVASFRQTANELHEIVSGNSDKLDRTFTNLDEMSANFNNFSDTLSQMNLKQMTTDLENVVADFQQIADKLNNGEGTAGKLLNDETVYNNLDRATRQLEELLQDVKLNPKRYVHFSIFGKNPEPYEEEE; from the coding sequence TTGAAATATTCCAGAGAGGTTAAAACCGCCGTGCTAGCTATTACAGCAATAGTTCTTCTTATCGTTGGATATAGTTTCCTTAAGGGCCAGAACCTTCTAGAGGATAGCCGGACTTTTTATGCAGTTTATGATGATGTTGAAGGACTCTCACCATCTTCTGAAGTTACCATAAATGGTTTAAAGGTTGGACAGGTAACCAAAATTGATTTTTTAAACCAGAAGGGGCAGCTGCTGGTAACCTTTACGGTAAAGAATGATTTTGCCTTTTCCGAAAATAGTATTGCTGAAATTTATGGAGGAAATATTATTGGCGGGAAATCTTTGGCAATTATTCCAAAATATGACAAAAGTGTTGGAATGGCCGAATCTGGCGATACGCTTCAGGGAAAAAAGGAAGAGGGTCTCATGGAATTGGTGAACGATCGTCTTTCTCCGCTACAGGAAAAACTTGAAAATACCATAGTAAGTGCTGATTCTATGGTAACGGCCATTGCCGAGGTGCTTAACGACTCCACACGCAGAAATATAAGAGGTACTTTTAAAAACCTTGATGCCACAGTGGCTTCTTTTCGACAAACTGCTAATGAGCTTCATGAAATTGTTTCCGGCAATTCTGATAAACTGGACCGTACATTTACCAATCTCGATGAGATGTCTGCCAATTTCAATAATTTTTCTGATACGCTCAGCCAGATGAATCTGAAACAAATGACCACAGATCTTGAAAACGTGGTGGCAGATTTTCAGCAAATTGCCGATAAACTTAACAATGGAGAGGGAACAGCGGGTAAACTGCTCAATGATGAAACCGTTTATAATAATCTGGACCGGGCAACCCGACAGCTCGAAGAATTACTCCAAGACGTTAAACTGAATCCTAAACGATACGTTCATTTCTCTATTTTCGGCAAAAATCCCGAACCTTACGAAGAAGAAGAATAG
- a CDS encoding N-acetylmuramoyl-L-alanine amidase family protein — MRTNLLNFFVFTFFVIALQKNSQAAEVPPSLNPFVVVLDAGHGGKDPGNMGNGYKEKDIALSIVLKIGKELEKYNNIKVIYTRKTDVFVELFERGRIANEAHADLFVSVHCNSHKSQASGTETFVLGLNRNETNFEVAKKENSVIYLEDNYEVKYAGYDPNSPESYIGLTIMQEEYLDQSILLADLVQKEFTNKLHRKDRGVKQMGLIVLHQTYMPSVLVETGFLTNNQEGAYLNSNRGQDQMAKAISEAIIDYSHTINLDVIDDIAVNKGESNSTSHGGNSQVYKDVTFKVQLAAGSRKLETAPYNFKGLKNVEREKEGKFYKYYYGGTSDYLKIQELHREAIRKGYPTSYIVAFKNNQKVSLEEALKSQDN; from the coding sequence ATGAGAACGAACTTACTTAATTTTTTCGTATTCACCTTCTTTGTTATTGCCCTTCAAAAAAACTCCCAGGCAGCTGAAGTTCCGCCCTCTTTGAACCCTTTTGTGGTGGTTCTCGACGCCGGTCATGGTGGAAAAGACCCGGGTAATATGGGTAATGGTTATAAAGAAAAAGATATTGCCCTGAGTATTGTCTTAAAAATCGGGAAAGAACTGGAAAAATATAATAATATCAAGGTCATCTATACCCGTAAGACCGATGTATTCGTGGAATTGTTTGAAAGAGGCCGAATTGCAAATGAGGCCCATGCCGATCTATTTGTTTCCGTACACTGCAATTCCCACAAATCACAGGCCTCGGGAACCGAGACATTCGTACTGGGATTAAACAGGAATGAAACCAATTTTGAGGTCGCAAAAAAAGAAAATTCGGTGATTTACCTCGAAGATAACTACGAAGTGAAATATGCGGGTTACGATCCCAATTCCCCCGAATCTTATATTGGCCTTACTATTATGCAGGAGGAATATCTTGACCAGAGTATTTTACTGGCCGACCTGGTTCAAAAAGAATTCACCAATAAATTACACCGGAAAGACCGCGGGGTAAAACAAATGGGGCTTATTGTTCTGCACCAAACTTATATGCCCAGCGTTCTGGTAGAAACCGGTTTTTTGACCAATAATCAGGAAGGAGCATATCTTAATAGTAATCGAGGACAGGACCAGATGGCAAAGGCAATTTCAGAAGCTATTATTGATTACAGTCATACCATAAACCTGGATGTTATAGATGATATTGCTGTTAATAAAGGCGAAAGTAACAGCACTTCCCATGGAGGCAATTCCCAGGTTTATAAAGACGTCACCTTTAAAGTACAATTGGCTGCCGGGTCGCGAAAGCTTGAAACCGCGCCCTATAATTTTAAAGGCTTGAAAAATGTCGAAAGAGAAAAAGAAGGCAAATTTTATAAATATTATTACGGAGGCACGTCAGATTACCTTAAAATTCAGGAACTACACAGGGAAGCGATCCGAAAAGGATATCCCACAAGTTATATAGTTGCTTTTAAAAACAACCAGAAAGTAAGCCTCGAAGAAGCCTTAAAATCTCAGGATAATTAG
- a CDS encoding putative LPS assembly protein LptD produces MQTNIPNTLFCLVCTLLFSFALQAQEGQNNSIPVKAKDTVVPAMNTEEINLALQQKDTVVKDSVRPPQLLTDVVSYTASDYMRLSPRENKMYLYNKAKVVYGDMTIEAGLIVIDNAKNEVFAYGITDSTGTYIQTPIFTQAQKTIEPDSIRFNFKSERALVYNSRTQESEFRVKGQVTKRENDSVYFMKNVRFTTSEDIDNPEYYFYARKIKFVPGKKIVSGLVNMYIADVPTPLALPFGYFPMTEEHTSGFVIPSFGDSQFGYNLQNGGYYFAISDYVDLMALGSYYTNGSYNMEFTSNYALRYRFRGNFSFRYEKQFNSQRGFPDFSERSNYNIRWSHNQDAKANPSSRFSASVNLGSSQYYQETINQSNTGNFLNNTLSSSVSYSKTFPGEPGINLSLAARHSQNTRTQSINMSLPTMQLSMSRIYPFAPKVGAKKGLFENINLQYSLRSENQIQTTDSLFFKPEMFRDARFGAQHSIPISTNFKLFKYLSVSTGANYEETWVTKTYQQSFNEVENRVVRDTVNGFEAYRTYNFNASIGTTIYGMKSFGKDKKIQAIRHVMRPSISYGINPGFDQYYDTYERTNPATNQIELVDYSRFEGTLYGAPGRNFSSSIGFSLSNTLEAKVRSNDSTATEPKKITLLNNFSLSTSYNLAGDSLQLSPIALRGSIPIIDKKLDINFGGNLDIYALNNNNRRINKLNIENGGSLFRLTNGSVNFGYSFSSKDFEGGQKDTDEMDNETFRNGGRPDDLFGKSTDPSDNYKEEDPFEKKEKNPNSDWYHYKIPWDLRLAYSLNYSNNARQDQISAHSLMFSGNVELSPKWQIGVSSGYDLVNQGFTFTQLRFARDLNSWIMSFNWVPFSNRKSWNFLIRIKASVLSDIKYEKRRVRDRQL; encoded by the coding sequence TTGCAAACAAATATCCCGAATACTCTTTTTTGCTTAGTTTGTACGTTGTTGTTTTCCTTCGCACTTCAGGCACAGGAAGGCCAGAATAACTCTATTCCTGTAAAAGCCAAAGATACGGTGGTGCCTGCAATGAACACTGAAGAGATCAATCTTGCACTACAGCAAAAAGATACGGTAGTAAAAGATAGCGTTCGGCCACCGCAACTGCTAACTGATGTTGTAAGTTATACTGCTTCCGATTATATGAGGCTTAGCCCGCGAGAGAATAAAATGTACCTCTACAATAAGGCTAAAGTAGTTTACGGAGATATGACGATCGAAGCAGGCCTCATTGTGATCGATAATGCGAAAAATGAGGTTTTCGCTTATGGAATTACCGATTCTACAGGCACTTATATACAAACTCCAATTTTTACACAGGCGCAAAAAACTATCGAGCCAGATTCCATTAGGTTCAATTTCAAGTCGGAAAGAGCCCTGGTATATAATTCCCGTACACAGGAATCGGAATTTCGGGTGAAAGGACAGGTTACCAAACGCGAAAACGATTCGGTTTACTTCATGAAAAATGTTCGTTTTACCACTTCTGAAGATATCGATAATCCGGAATATTATTTCTATGCCCGAAAGATCAAATTTGTGCCAGGAAAAAAAATCGTATCGGGACTCGTCAATATGTATATCGCCGATGTGCCAACACCTCTGGCCTTACCGTTTGGCTATTTTCCCATGACCGAGGAACATACTTCGGGATTTGTAATCCCGTCTTTTGGTGACAGCCAGTTTGGTTATAACCTTCAAAATGGAGGTTACTATTTTGCCATCAGCGATTATGTAGACCTCATGGCACTGGGTAGTTATTATACCAATGGTTCTTATAATATGGAATTTACCTCGAATTATGCTTTAAGGTATCGCTTTCGCGGAAATTTCAGCTTCAGGTATGAAAAGCAGTTCAACAGCCAGCGTGGTTTTCCTGATTTTTCTGAAAGGTCCAATTACAACATCCGCTGGTCGCATAATCAGGATGCGAAGGCCAATCCTTCTTCCAGATTTTCAGCTTCGGTGAACCTCGGAAGCAGCCAGTATTACCAGGAAACGATCAACCAGAGCAATACAGGTAACTTCTTAAATAACACCCTTAGTTCTTCGGTTTCCTATAGCAAAACTTTTCCGGGGGAACCGGGCATAAATTTAAGTCTGGCGGCAAGGCATTCTCAAAATACCCGAACGCAAAGCATAAATATGAGCCTTCCTACCATGCAGCTCAGTATGTCTCGCATCTATCCTTTTGCTCCAAAAGTAGGTGCGAAAAAAGGCTTGTTTGAGAATATTAATTTACAATACAGTTTGCGTTCCGAAAACCAGATCCAGACCACCGATTCTTTATTTTTTAAACCTGAAATGTTCAGAGATGCAAGGTTTGGCGCCCAGCATTCCATTCCTATTTCTACCAATTTCAAGCTTTTTAAATACCTAAGCGTGAGCACCGGCGCCAATTACGAGGAGACCTGGGTTACCAAAACCTATCAGCAGTCATTCAATGAAGTGGAAAACCGGGTAGTGCGTGACACTGTTAATGGATTCGAGGCTTACCGTACCTACAATTTTAATGCGAGTATCGGTACCACGATCTACGGGATGAAAAGTTTTGGGAAAGACAAAAAAATTCAAGCGATTCGTCACGTGATGCGGCCTTCCATAAGCTACGGAATTAATCCCGGTTTTGACCAGTATTACGACACCTATGAACGAACCAACCCTGCAACTAATCAAATTGAATTAGTAGATTATTCCAGATTCGAGGGTACCTTGTATGGTGCTCCCGGAAGAAATTTTTCAAGTTCCATTGGTTTCAGCCTTAGTAACACTCTTGAAGCCAAGGTTCGATCAAACGACAGCACTGCCACAGAACCAAAAAAAATAACCTTACTGAACAATTTCAGCCTGAGTACAAGCTACAACCTTGCGGGGGATTCCCTGCAACTGTCCCCAATTGCACTGAGGGGCTCCATTCCCATAATCGATAAAAAGCTGGATATCAATTTTGGAGGAAATCTTGATATCTATGCTTTAAACAATAATAACCGGAGGATCAATAAACTGAATATCGAAAATGGAGGAAGCCTCTTCCGCCTTACGAATGGAAGTGTGAATTTTGGTTATTCCTTCTCCAGTAAGGATTTTGAGGGCGGCCAAAAAGACACCGATGAAATGGACAATGAAACCTTTAGGAACGGTGGTCGACCTGATGATCTTTTTGGAAAAAGCACCGATCCTTCTGATAATTATAAGGAGGAAGATCCTTTTGAGAAAAAAGAGAAAAACCCGAATAGCGATTGGTACCACTACAAAATTCCATGGGATCTGCGACTGGCATATTCCCTGAATTACAGTAATAATGCCCGGCAAGATCAGATCTCTGCCCATTCTCTGATGTTTTCGGGAAATGTGGAACTAAGTCCGAAATGGCAAATTGGAGTCAGTTCGGGATATGACCTGGTGAACCAGGGATTTACCTTCACCCAATTAAGATTTGCACGAGATCTGAACAGTTGGATCATGAGTTTTAACTGGGTGCCTTTCAGCAACCGGAAATCCTGGAATTTCTTAATAAGGATCAAAGCGAGTGTCCTAAGCGATATTAAATATGAAAAAAGACGTGTAAGGGACAGACAGTTGTAA
- a CDS encoding RidA family protein: MKKIIKTEKAPAPIGPYNQAIFAGNTLYVSGQIALHPETGELQTSDLEKETVQVLENLKAILTEAGLGMENIVKTSIFISDMNNFGKINEVYGRYFDAETAPARETVEVANLPKFVNVEISAIAVKP, encoded by the coding sequence ATGAAAAAAATAATTAAAACCGAAAAAGCTCCGGCTCCCATTGGTCCATATAACCAGGCCATATTTGCCGGAAACACCTTGTATGTTTCAGGACAAATTGCCCTTCATCCCGAAACTGGGGAACTTCAAACCTCCGATCTTGAAAAAGAAACCGTGCAGGTACTCGAAAATTTAAAAGCGATCCTTACCGAAGCAGGACTGGGAATGGAAAACATCGTGAAAACTTCCATTTTCATCAGTGACATGAACAATTTTGGTAAGATCAATGAAGTTTATGGCCGCTATTTTGATGCAGAAACAGCTCCGGCACGGGAAACCGTAGAAGTCGCGAACCTTCCCAAATTCGTAAATGTTGAAATTAGCGCAATCGCTGTAAAACCTTAA